Proteins co-encoded in one Colletes latitarsis isolate SP2378_abdomen chromosome 2, iyColLati1, whole genome shotgun sequence genomic window:
- the LOC143351716 gene encoding uncharacterized protein LOC143351716: protein MWRTLCLLSLMLFTFDFPRDRFARAKSIRASAEPRARDEIQSHREATRGRNERNGLPRRTIYDDDENSSERFGKWRNNGEALEPKWRDGDTVPLFPFSELSRYSDDKADSEEEINYSHRVAKYRRNNGREEPGFRNDNKHVYREWDEKNRDDRPLTGQNPINSKETNNREEETLDFAENKDTMSTRYREAFQIRLNDYEHELDDEEYLKPRPRKRRPPQNYEFALAVNNTSTNERKLESNSGPWLRTQSTSESERRNQFGQNAVELKSLLKMQQEEGLSLSELLQRRNLTLDDLLKGKADAINALKSKDIEAEDYIEEASRMMYNSLMKASTTNKPQWTTVTEATGLKNVLKHDDPMISIMDTVDLLWRKNLTNSSGSSSNATTGKSILATLNPRPVGVTPLANLPVAITTSMPVATNSMQFLQSNGTAKLWNGDEIKPDSLDEDEIMEFSDFTDYKNGRNSMSPVWLMSKDGERNEETLDGLRSNNDGGSTLSIQQILNPTESTKSMKNLSASENNESVYATEMIVQEDRRNVEHNERDYTTFSEQEYQEDAPLMYHDLEQNTQISTPADEEGKIESALDAVSYGDITEVQRMFTNNVDYSLKNHQTANTTEKQSYDDVVSEIEPEARAEIFELFASGSAGKRLERLLKSRNMSLEELIALRQRGSSRVHLAEVSRLKAQKSTSENKPESENNSGVTTVSPPEGRSYQFGERNPTNLPPLSFENATNSDLARPEENTTRRLLPNFDLGINNEDLDSQKRNIEERHRTVQIVDLLTTFDSLPFAKNFQRDFAGEYDDLAKKSSEQSTDLGVVLINDGETIRTNDTANVIQSDYVKGIVKQESNSINIQTVFRETSVLNEDEDNEKGKSLSKVKPSIIASGAILGVTIVVFLAIFIVCRIRQKQKYRYRNTFSRAVFQAPVLAARKLSNSSSLSTVMVNVIATSTTKRPERKDMQEPAGEMNCKSDIDNDSLDANDSWETIPDYMK from the coding sequence GAAGCAACGCGAGGACGAAATGAGAGGAACGGCCTACCACGTCGCACGATTTACGACGACGATGAAAATTCGAGCGAGCGTTTCGGCAAATGGCGGAACAACGGTGAGGCTCTCGAACCAAAATGGAGGGACGGTGACACAGTACCACTATTTCCGTTTTCTGAATTATCACGATACTCTGATGACAAAGCGGACAGCGAGGAAGAGATCAATTACAGCCATCGAGTAGCAAAATATCGTCGAAATAATGGACGAGAGGAACCTGGTTTCAGAAACGACAACAAACATGTATACAGAGAATGGGATGAGAAGAACAGAGACGATCGACCCTTGACTGGACAAAATCCAATCAACTCCAAGGAAACGAACAATAGGGAAGAAGAAACTTTAGATTTCGCAGAAAATAAAGATACGATGTCCACGAGGTATCGCGAAGCTTTTCAAATACGCTTGAACGACTACGAGCACGAACTGGACGACGAGGAGTACCTGAAACCTCGTCCAAGGAAACGGAGACCACCGCAAAATTATGAATTCGCTCTAGCCGTGAACAACACGTCCACGAACGAACGAAAACTGGAAAGCAATTCTGGACCTTGGCTTCGTACGCAAAGTACTTCGGAATCAGAACGCAGAAATCAATTCGGACAGAATGCCGTGGAGCTGAAGTCCCTCTTGAAGATGCAGCAAGAGGAAGGCCTGAGTCTGTCGGAGCTGCTGCAGCGGAGAAACCTGACTCTCGACGATCTCCTGAAAGGTAAAGCAGACGCGATCAATGCGTTGAAATCGAAAGACATCGAGGCCGAGGATTACATCGAGGAAGCGTCTAGAATGATGTACAATTCCCTCATGAAAGCATCCACCACGAATAAACCACAATGGACGACCGTTACGGAAGCCACGGGACTGAAGAACGTTCTAAAACACGACGATCCGATGATTTCAATCATGGACACGGTGGATCTTCTCTGGCGTAAGAATCTCACGAATTCCTCGGGGTCTTCTTCGAACGCAACCACTGGAAAATCGATCCTCGCCACTCTTAATCCGCGGCCGGTCGGAGTTACGCCTCTCGCGAACCTACCAGTAGCGATTACGACATCGATGCCGGTTGCAACGAATTCCATGCAGTTCTTGCAAAGCAACGGTACTGCGAAATTATGGAACGGTGACGAAATCAAGCCGGATAGCTTGGACGAAGACGAGATCATGGAATTCTCGGATTTCACCGATTACAAGAACGGACGAAACAGCATGTCTCCGGTCTGGCTGATGTCAAAAGACGGGGAAAGAAACGAGGAGACTCTGGATGGTTTGAGGAGCAACAACGACGGAGGCTCGACGTTGAGTATCCAGCAGATCTTGAACCCAACGGAAAGTACCAAGTCGATGAAAAATTTATCCGCGTCTGAGAACAACGAAAGCGTCTATGCGACCGAGATGATCGTGCAAGAAGATCGACGCAACGTCGAGCACAACGAACGAGATTACACTACGTTCTCAGAGCAGGAATACCAAGAAGATGCACCGTTGATGTACCATGACCTAGAACAGAATACGCAAATTAGCACTCCCGCTGACGAAGAGGGTAAAATAGAGTCTGCGCTGGACGCGGTGTCTTACGGTGACATTACAGAGGTTCAACGAATGTTCACGAACAACGTTGATTACTCTCTCAAAAATCATCAAACCGCGAACACCACCGAGAAGCAGAGTTACGACGACGTGGTTTCGGAAATAGAACCGGAAGCGCGGGCCGAGATCTTTGAATTGTTCGCGTCCGGATCCGCGGGTAAGAGATTAGAGCGTCTTCTAAAATCGAGGAACATGAGCTTGGAGGAACTGATCGCTTTGCGACAGCGAGGCTCCAGCAGAGTTCATTTGGCCGAGGTATCGCGACTCAAAGCACAGAAATCAACCAGCGAGAACAAGCCGGAGAGTGAGAATAACTCGGGAGTGACCACTGTGTCGCCGCCCGAGGGACGTTCTTATCAATTTGGAGAAAGAAACCCGACGAATTTGCCACCGCTGTCGTTTGAAAACGCGACCAACAGCGATCTTGCTCGTCCCGAGGAGAATACTACCAGACGATTGCTACCGAATTTCGATTTGGGAATCAACAACGAAGACCTCGATAGCCAGAAACGAAACATCGAAGAGCGTCATCGCACAGTGCAGATCGTTGATCTGTTAACGACCTTCGATTCTCTTCCATTCGCGAAAAACTTTCAGCGAGACTTCGCGGGCGAGTACGACGACTTGGCCAAGAAGTCGTCCGAGCAGAGCACCGATCTCGGTGTAGTGCTTATAAATGACGGAGAAACGATACGTACAAATGATACCGCGAACGTCATTCAGTCCGATTACGTGAAAGGGATAGTCAAACAGGAATCGAATTCTATAAATATTCAGACGGTATTCAGAGAAACGAGCGTCCTTAACGAGGACGAAGACAACGAAAAGGGAAAATCCCTTTCGAAAGTGAAACCCAGCATAATAGCGAGTGGCGCGATCCTTGGCGTGACAATCGTGGTTTTCTTGGCAATATTCATCGTGTGCAGGATTCGGCAGAAGCAGAAATACAGATACAGAAACACCTTTTCCAGAGCAGTGTTTCAAGCTCCTGTATTAGCAGCCAGGAAACTGTCGAATTCGAGCAGTCTAAGCACCGTGATGGTCAACGTGATCGCTACGTCAACGACGAAGAGACCGGAAAGAAAGGACATGCAGGAACCTGCGGGAGAGATGAACTGTAAAAGTGATATCGATAACGATTCTCTGGATGCTAACGATAGCTGGGAAACTATACCTGATTATATGAAATAA